AGCGTCTTTGTCAAAGAAAACTATGGTGCGCTCGTGATACCTGACTAGTTTAGGTAGACTAGAAGAAAATTCTTGACAATGGGCTGGCTGGGAAGGCAAAATGCAAGACATTAGTTTAGTTCAGGCTTCTTCTGTATGATGGTGACTATAGTGTCGTGTAGTCTGATATTCCAACCTCGCGCCTTACCATGGACTAGCACAAGGAAAGTTTGCCGCCTGAAGCATGGTTGGACTGGCGACAGCCGTCGTGTTCAGCTGTCTCCCATTCATCGACATTGTTGGTTTgcagaagagagagggtgTGTTGTCTGGTTTCAATCCATGAGGGTGCGTGCCCAACCGGCCAATGAAGGGGACCGGGGAGTTGTTTCTAGTCTGCCTCTCGAAAATGCAAGGACGGACGACGGACTGCAGACAAGGCGACAAAAAGCtgcgggtggtgggttgattttgggatgggatgggatggaaatTTGTTTGGGGGGCATATGAGCAAACGGGGGGCAAAAGATGGGACAAAACGAAGCGTTGCACTGCAGATGCAGGCCGGTTCAAAGAAGAGTGGTTCGTGATTCCCACACTCCGCGCAAGCTATAGTAGCAGCCCTTTTACGTCTACATGTCCTGTCGCTCACTTTACACGACGACAATTGATACAGTATACAGCAGGGGGTTAATAAATGAGAAGTTGTTTTTCGGCGCGCGGCTGGGTGGGATGTTTGACGAAATCTGATCTGTATGTTTTCTTGTGCCATGGCTCTGCCTATCTGTGCCTTGCGAACCGCGAaccaccccccatctccGTGATTGATATGCTGCTGCACTGCGACGATGGACGTAAATTGAGGGACGGCGAGACGACACCATAGACCCCCACGTTTGTCTCTGGGTTGCGGTTCCGTATCTCGAGTCCTTCTGGCTCACAAGCCCGCGCTTGGTTTTATCTTTCTTTCTTGCGTTGCCCGGCCGCTCCAGATGGTTGAGAATGCGGTAATGCCGCGGCAATCCGCAAAGTTGCGAAGAGACGAGATACAGGTGCAAAAATAGGATTTGGGGGTCTTTCAGACGATGGCGCAGAGGTACAAAGTACGTATCTAGGTCCAGCTCGCTTCCACTGGCATGAAAGCAGCAATGGTTCGAGACCACAAGcgtgaaaaaaaaagaagcctAGAACAGAATATGGAAAAATGGAATGAATTGAAAAGTTTTTTTTGATAGTCATTCGAGTAACCACACCAGCGACGCCCAAACACTCAGGCGCTCGGTTTCACCGTGTGGGTTTTGGGCCCCAGCCCACGATGAGAGAGGCCATCATTGGACGGTGTTGAAGAAAAGCAACTGGCGCTCCCGTTCTATGGCTAGCGGGTGAAAAAAGAGGCGAGGAACGCAGACACCAAAACGCCTGATCTGCCCTCCGCAAAGAAGCCGCTGCAAGGCCTGAGGccgcacccccctcctctaaCTGGACGCTTGAGAGGGGAGTGGTGCGCGGGAGGAcgacaccagcagcagcaatagTAGCAGACGATCCAATCCAATAGCCACCTGCTCGTGGCCCGAACTGTGAATTTCTTgcgcttcttttttcccaaCGGGCAGTAGAAAGTCGGATGGCACTGGTGACAGTGATATGGCACCACAAGACGAGAATCTAACGAGGCACATCCCGAAGGTCAGAAGACACTGAATGTGTGTCCCTTGATGTCCCTTGACGGTGACGACCCCCCACCTATACAAGAATGGTTTTgccttggcgccatagcatAAACATCTTGCACCTTAAAACAACTGAAGCAAGAAAGCAGACAGAGATATCCATGAGACAGGCCTTGCGATGCTCACCGATGAGTGCTGATGAGCTGTGGATGGCAGGCAATTGCGTGCACTGCTGAtgacaccccctccccgatgAGCTCAAGGCCAGGCTGGATGGCGCTAAAGCAGCCAGCGCCCCCGCTCATCAGTTCACACCCAATTGACCAGGGTGGTGCCACGACAAAAAAGATGGCCGATATTCTCACCCCCGACTGAAAAGATTTtctttcccacccccctgacCCAAACCCCTGCCATAGCGCTATTGCAAACTTGGCCTAGCGCCGAGTGAAGGCCCTTGCCCAGCACACGCCCAGCACACCCACGAGGTTTCGAGCCAGAAGTGGTACGTTCTCTCGGCGTACTGTGCCGGGATCCAAGTGCTGCGACCTTCTGCAAATTTCTGCTCAGGAGGTACTTTGGCGGCCTACCCCGGCAGTGTACCAGCTACCGCGTCGCTGTCTGAGTCCTCTCGTGGGTCCTTTGTGGTCATGGGCAGGTGCCTCGTCCCACACCCCTCACACCTCCAAGCCCAGGGCAGGCCAGGTGCCAGGAATACATATTCCAGGCGTCTCCCAGTTCAACTTCGCTCCTCCTGCCCTTGGCACCAGCACATCTTGATCTTCATCGTTTGATCTTTTCCAcactctccttctccaccactTCGCTCCCAGTCCTGTGAGTCAACGGGCATTCGTCTTCTTATAGACTCGACCAccctctctcttcaacagcaacaacaagatcaacCAACAAAGACCAACAAGCAACCACAGCCATCTCGAGCTACTGCTACatagcaacaccaacaactaAACAACACCAGCCAACCTTTCAGATCAACAATCAGTCAACATGTCCTTCGATTGGGATCACCAGTTCTGCCTGGGCTGCGACAAGCAAACCGACGGCACCACCTACTGCTCTGAAGCCTGCCGTCTTGGGGACTACGAGAAGActgcttcctcttcatcaccaagctCTGGGGCGAGCTCACCAACCCTGAACGAGTGGACCTTCAACAAGCCAACCTCCTGCAGCTCCAAGTTCTACCTCTCCCCCGCCTTCGACTTCAGCACACCACAAACATCCCGCTCCAACTCTGtcctctccccatccgcctCGCAAACCAGCCTCTGCTCCATGCGCAGCACATCCTCTGCCGGGCTCGACGCCGCTCAACTGTCAGACAAGGCCGCCCGCGAACTCAGGGCCTACGCTCGTTCGTTCGAATCTGTCCGCACTCAACGTAGACGATCGTACTAGACGACAACGAACACATCTTCCTTCGAGCGAATTGTCCTTTTTTCCTTGCCTTTATCAACAGTAGCGACATATACCCCACACAATCGATTTATACACACCATACACACGGCTCAATCAACATTTCTTTTGTCTCGGTCTTTTTCACAACGGGTTTCTGTAACAAAAAAATTGCATTCATCGGAGCTCAGCATCATAAAAAAGTTTTGGGTCGCAACACACATGCCCAGGCTTGGAACACACCATCCAAGAACCGGGGTTTTGGCTTTCTGATTTTAATTTCCTTTTGGGCGTACAACAACACTTGGGCTTTGGGTCGGCGGGGCTGGGCttcacaacaacaccacacaatCACATCACACAACATGGGATTATAGGAGGAAGCCGTGTATTACAGAGAGAAAGCGAGGGGACAATATCTGTTTTAttttctccttttttcttctgtgCTATCTACtatgggatgggggaggtaCAACATCGCTTACCTTACTTGCATCTGGAACGGGTTTTTGGGTtcgggatgaggagggatggAATTGTTTTATGGGAAATCAGCTTTGGCGGGCGGCGGAGCTCAGACTGTGTTTTATCATATTGCTACAAAGGGAAACTATGGGGAGGGGCCAGGCGTTTTTGATCTCAAGACCTAACAACAGAGTCTTTGGAGAAcatcatcttttttttttttctttttttgggcGGATGGAATCTCCCATCATTAGGTAGCCAAGCAGCAAATTTGTCTGCCTACACCAGTCAACAACAAAGTTGACTAGGTGAACTTAAATGGGAAAAGATTACCAATCCCACTACCAAGGTCCACTTCATTTGGATAAAAAGTGTCGTCAACAATAAGAAAAATGTCTTAGAGGGAGCAACAGTCACGATCGTAAGTGTCGGTGTAGTCAGGAGGTGAATCGggctcttttttttttagggGACTCCACCCAAGGTTGATGATCACTTGAAGTTTTGGAGGTATGGAATGCCAATGTGTGTATTAGGTAATTGAGCCGGTCTTGGAGGTTGATCATGTGTTGGCGATTTACAATGTCACTGGACCATTTTTTCGAGAGCAGGTTTTTTTAGAATGTAGAAGATTTTCTCCACTATCTAGTGAATGGAAGTGGTGATCATGCTGTCTGCCTTTTGTGGTTGTGACAGCTGGGTTTTGGCAGGGCAGTGACGGAGTTGATGTGGtaggcggaggcggaggcggcacGGGAAACATCCTCCGCATGCAGCcgggctggtgttgttgaccaGCCATCGAGATGCAGCATTTTGAGAATGATGggcgttggagagggggCATCATCAATCATGTGGTCTTTTGGTTGGTGAGAGA
This window of the Podospora pseudoanserina strain CBS 124.78 chromosome 3, whole genome shotgun sequence genome carries:
- a CDS encoding hypothetical protein (EggNog:ENOG503P6SW; COG:S), whose amino-acid sequence is MSFDWDHQFCLGCDKQTDGTTYCSEACRLGDYEKTASSSSPSSGASSPTLNEWTFNKPTSCSSKFYLSPAFDFSTPQTSRSNSVLSPSASQTSLCSMRSTSSAGLDAAQLSDKAARELRAYARSFESVRTQRRRSY